Proteins from a single region of Bacteroidales bacterium:
- the uvrC gene encoding excinuclease ABC subunit UvrC, translated as MSQKFDGSSILHSLPDQPGVYQFYDKKGTIIYIGKAKNLKKRVSSYFTKNKFDSYKIKVLVDRITDIKVIVVDSESDALLLENNLIKKHQPRYNILLKDDKTFPWICIKKEPFPRVFSTRTVLNDGSKYYGPYTSAYAVKILLNLIRQLYQLRTCKYALTEKNIQAGRFKVCLEYHIGNCKGPCAGLQNEEDYERSIGQIRDIIKGNLNDVITYLEGEMKRHATAFRFEEANQIKEKIEILSRYQSKSTIVNSSIHDVEVYSIISDEKEAFVNFLKLVKGAVIQAHTVEIRKKLDEEDAEILAFAITDIRTRMESNSREIIVPLDMKEYFPHLKIVIPQRGDKLRLLRLSLRNAKSYRLEKFKRSSLKKPPGSAERILKAVQADFRLKDLPRHIECFDNSNMQGSNPVAACVVFKNGRALKKEYRHYNIKEVKGIDDFASMKEVVYRRYKGLLEEQKPLPQLIVVDGGKGQLSSALSSLDKLNLRDKIAIVGIAKKLEEIYFPGDQIPLYIDKNSESLKLIQNLRNEAHRFGISFHRLKRSGAMSRSKLEEIQGIGSRSIEKLYRRFKSIDGIKRASAKQLSEEIGLARARLVQTHFQNLEK; from the coding sequence ATGAGTCAAAAATTTGACGGTTCTTCGATCCTTCATTCACTTCCTGATCAACCGGGGGTGTATCAGTTTTATGATAAAAAGGGAACTATTATATATATCGGGAAAGCCAAGAATTTAAAAAAGCGGGTCTCGTCCTATTTCACCAAAAACAAATTTGATTCTTACAAGATAAAGGTTCTGGTTGACCGGATTACTGATATCAAAGTGATCGTCGTTGATAGTGAATCGGATGCCTTATTATTGGAAAACAATTTGATTAAAAAGCATCAACCGCGATACAATATCTTACTAAAAGACGATAAAACCTTCCCATGGATCTGCATTAAAAAGGAACCTTTTCCACGAGTCTTTTCCACGCGAACAGTTCTAAACGATGGATCAAAATACTATGGACCCTATACATCCGCTTATGCGGTAAAAATATTACTGAACCTGATTAGGCAACTTTATCAATTAAGAACCTGCAAATACGCATTAACGGAAAAGAACATTCAAGCAGGAAGGTTTAAAGTTTGCCTGGAATACCATATTGGGAATTGTAAAGGGCCTTGCGCCGGATTGCAGAATGAAGAGGACTATGAAAGGAGTATTGGCCAGATTCGGGACATTATAAAGGGGAACCTGAACGATGTGATCACTTATTTGGAGGGTGAAATGAAGCGTCATGCAACAGCTTTTCGCTTCGAGGAGGCAAATCAGATTAAAGAGAAAATTGAAATACTATCCAGGTATCAAAGTAAATCCACAATCGTAAATTCCTCCATTCATGATGTGGAGGTATACAGCATTATTAGCGATGAGAAAGAAGCCTTTGTAAATTTTCTCAAGCTTGTCAAAGGAGCCGTCATTCAGGCACACACCGTTGAAATAAGGAAAAAACTGGATGAAGAAGATGCTGAAATTCTGGCTTTTGCCATCACAGATATCAGAACCAGAATGGAGAGCAATTCCCGGGAAATCATTGTTCCCCTGGATATGAAGGAGTATTTTCCGCATTTGAAAATAGTCATTCCCCAGAGAGGCGATAAACTGAGATTACTAAGATTGTCTCTCAGGAATGCCAAAAGCTATAGGCTGGAAAAATTTAAAAGAAGCAGCTTAAAAAAACCACCGGGATCCGCAGAGAGAATTCTGAAAGCTGTTCAGGCAGATTTCAGGTTGAAGGACCTGCCCAGACATATTGAGTGTTTCGATAATAGCAATATGCAGGGAAGCAATCCTGTCGCGGCCTGTGTGGTCTTTAAGAATGGCAGAGCACTGAAGAAAGAGTACCGGCACTACAATATAAAAGAGGTAAAGGGAATCGATGATTTCGCGAGTATGAAAGAGGTTGTTTACAGACGTTATAAAGGCTTGTTGGAGGAGCAGAAACCCCTTCCTCAATTGATTGTCGTGGATGGGGGAAAGGGACAGTTAAGTTCGGCGCTAAGTAGTCTGGACAAACTCAATTTGCGGGATAAAATTGCCATTGTGGGAATTGCCAAGAAATTGGAAGAGATCTATTTTCCCGGCGATCAGATTCCGCTATATATAGATAAGAATTCAGAATCCTTAAAATTGATTCAAAACCTCAGAAATGAGGCACACAGATTTGGAATTAGCTTTCACAGGCTGAAGCGTTCAGGAGCCATGAGCCGTTCTAAGCTGGAGGAAATTCAAGGAATAGGAAGCCGCTCTATTGAAAAATTATACCGTCGCTTCAAATCCATAGATGGGATAAAACGTGCAAGCGCAAAGCAACTTTCAGAGGAAATAGGCTTAGCCCGGGCCAGGCTGGTACAGACACATTTTCAGAATCTTGAAAAATAA
- a CDS encoding adenine phosphoribosyltransferase produces MNKKEAVTRLKEITRSISDYPKPGIIFRDLTTVFQNGDAFSLALEMLQSCLIDEKKQPVAFNKFVGIEARGFILAGALAAKMGGGVALLRKPGKLPYKKMGIKYKLEYGEDTLEMHVDAVQPGELVVVVDDLLATGGTAEAGCKLVEEAGGQIVKVLFLVELPELGGRKKLGTYDVASVISFEGH; encoded by the coding sequence ATGAATAAAAAGGAAGCTGTAACTAGACTGAAGGAAATCACCCGTTCCATTTCTGATTATCCAAAACCAGGGATCATCTTCCGGGACCTGACCACCGTTTTTCAAAATGGAGATGCTTTTTCATTGGCCCTGGAAATGCTGCAAAGTTGTCTGATCGACGAAAAAAAGCAGCCTGTCGCTTTCAACAAATTTGTTGGAATTGAGGCCAGGGGTTTTATTTTAGCCGGAGCACTGGCGGCAAAAATGGGAGGAGGAGTGGCTTTATTGAGAAAGCCGGGAAAGCTTCCTTACAAGAAAATGGGAATAAAATACAAGCTGGAGTACGGTGAAGATACACTGGAAATGCATGTGGATGCTGTTCAACCGGGAGAGTTGGTCGTGGTGGTAGATGATTTGCTGGCAACCGGAGGAACCGCGGAGGCGGGATGTAAGTTGGTGGAGGAGGCGGGGGGTCAGATTGTAAAAGTGCTGTTCCTGGTTGAGCTGCCTGAACTTGGCGGAAGAAAAAAGCTGGGCACTTACGATGTGGCTTCGGTTATTAGCTTCGAAGGGCATTAA